The DNA sequence AGCCCAAAAACAAGATTTTAACATTCTAAGAAAATCATGAAATTCCATTAGTTCTATTGAAACTTGATGATATCTCCAGTAAAATTATAATGGATCTTAACATAAAGAGGTAGAGAGATAATATTTAAACAGTTAGGATGTTGTAGTAAAACACAGGTTTTACAAGGTCCTAAACAAATTCCACCATTGTTAATTACAATATACACGAAGAAAAAAGTTTATAGAAAGCAATCAATAGTTTAAGAAACAATTAGTAATCATTTCACTTGCAGGCTCTCCCACCAAAATCTGTTATTCCTAATGTACACTTTAGACCAGATACGGTAATTTGCCacaattttaaagttaattgtaaaacaagaaaaaagaatgtACCCTAATATAGAGTATTAGAGTAAATAACTTAACTAACCTGAACACGCTTGTTTCGAGCATACTGTTCAAGCCCATTAAAGTTGCTCTCTGAATACTAGGTACAGACAACCGAATAAATTATGTCAAAATCCTATGTATGATTGAGTAAGCTGACGACATCATAACTCAGTTACCTGTAGATCTTTGGTCAAAGGAGTAGTATACATTCCACCAGAAGAAACTGTAATGACACGTGCATCAGGGGAAGCTTTTCCCAGTAATGGTACCATCAATTCTGTCATGGTGTAAGTGCCTAAGACATTTACAGCAAAGCTCAACTCAAACCTGGACTATGACACATTACATTAAAAGGCACAGATCAACTCAAGTTATAGGTAGAATTTACAAATGTTTGTATTTTCATATGAAACAAAAATGACCTACCCTTCTGATGTGGTAACTCGATTTTGCTCAAGTACTCCAGCATTGTTAACCTTGATGCAAGAATTATGTTCACATTAGATATACTCAAGAGCATAAAGTGGctaacaaatataattatcatgtcagcagttatattttttattgaacaagaTATAATAGAAgttgtaaattgtaatttcTTGAAATGAAACAGTATCCATCAGGAGTCCACTCCACAGATATCCCGTGAAGTTTGCACGGTAAAAGCTACCGGCAGTTACAACCATGTTGGaaagtattatattttgttgaaaTACAATTGAGAATTTACCAACACGTGAACTGGCACATTCTTTTTAGAAAACCTGGAAGCGAATGACTTGATCTCATTGACAGAAGAAAGGTCACAAATCTGCAAGATAAATTAGCTGGTCATATAAAATCATAAGTGGCAATTATAATTTCCAAATGCTTTCAGCTTATCCACTAAATTGTAGAAGGTTCCATAATAAAACTCAAGTACAGCGCATGAAATTAGGAAATTCTCAcgcttttattttgaaaattaaaaaaaaaagattagtaaattgaaatacaaGAAAGAAAGAGTAATACCTCCAAATATACATTCTGATTGCCAGTTTTAGTTTGAATGTCAGAAAGAGCAGCCTCTCCTCTCTCCTTATTACGACATACAAGATAGACAGTTGCGCCACTAgtgaaaattattaatcataataTGTAACTTCAAacttaaaaacacaaaattccaagacaaACATAGGAGAAAGATGTAAACCGCTTTGCAAGACCCTCAGCCGTTGCATAGCCAATTCCAGAGTTAGCTCCAGTAACAATGCAATTCTTCCCTGGTATTCGTAATTCCATGTCCTCTGGGTTGAATTTCTTAGAATGATCActacaaaaaatttcattcataCAACAGCTAAGAACACAATGAGGCCAAATAACAACAGCACTAACAAAATGCTACCAGTTTTCTATCATTCTACTTTTCAACAGAACCGATAAATAGTGGCCAATTCTCATCTCCACTCTCTTTTTctgattttcttttgttctccAATTATGAAATGTCTCAAAACCAGGGTCAGTGACTCAGTGACATGCATCTATTCAATCCCATAAGTTCCCCAATAATTCAAGGAAATAAACAAAAGGGTAAAATGCGTTTTAGGTCActcaatattttatcaaaatggttTTAGTCTGTACATTTTATAAATGGTGGCTTTAAATCCTCGTATTTTTTAAATGTGGTGGATTTTGTCCCTGATTAAGCCAAAATTGAAGTATAAGGTCAGCGACGAAATCCATGGCATTTTAGAAATGCGAGGATTAAATCCACCATTTTTAAAATGCACGAACTAAAAAACTAATTCTGGGAAAATCTTGCGGAACTTAAATCACATTCTATCCTAAACAAAATGATCACAATTCAAATCCAGATTGATTATTTCAATAGTACAAAAACTGATCACTGATAAATCAATCCAACAAATAAAAACCATTTTGCTCTACTCAAAGcaagagaaaaagaattttgaatttatttgcaATGATCTGTATCTGACGAATCAATTTAGTTGAGCCAAGCCACACATTCATTAATAACAAGAGTTGATTAGAAGAACAACCATAACATGAGCATCATCAATTCACcatcataataataacaagagaaaaaagaaatggcAAAAGGGACTCACAGGAAGCCAGCTTTGGTGAAATTCAGGTACCCAAAAACACCGAAAGCCGTCTGTCTCCATGTCTGTTGAAattgaaacacaaaaaaaaagaaaaaaagtcagAGGTTTAAAGCAACAGTAACACGAAGAACCAAAGTAGAACCGAGTGACATAGAAAGAATAATGAGAAATAGAGAAGTTGACCTTGATAAGGAACATGGCGAGTGTTAGAACGGAGAAGTGAAGTTGAAGTTGCAGGTGCAATGTTCTTCCACTCTTCTTCATTAGCTAAGCTATATCGTTGTTATGGTCCTTATGGATTCTTCAGTTGACGTGTGTACCGAAGCTAACGTTTTGGTCACGTGCGTCGCAGCTTTAAGATGGAATTTAGAGGCAACCACGTGGCAGGGATCCCCGCCACTACTTTCcaaacattattttcttcaataattttATGGGCTTTGACTTTGACCTTTTTAGATGATgttaaattaaagtttaaaaatgcttttttttttttaagaatatatatattttatcctgAATTAGAAATCACGGTGTAATGTAAACCAAGAGGGAACTCACAACAGTCGATCTTTggaattaagaaagaaagaaaaaacatcaCATATTCTATATCTCCAGctaatagaaaaactaaaaaactaacCGTTAAcctttgttaataaaaaaacatcgatcaattttttagaaaatatatttattacatagaaaataaaaaaaaattagaaaatttatatttttggtttaagGTTTTTCGTCTCATTTTCTCATGTCTTCCTGAcatttctattaaatttttatatttagtatGTTTATTGCTTGGTGATCTAcgtctcttctttttttcattataatagagttttttttctcttgcttATGCTAGACAAAGGATGTCCTAATATTGTAATTTTAGACATACACATGTTAGAAATGTATCTAGGACTAggaatagattatttttttctagtgTTGATAAAATTATGTTCCATTGAAATTGatattaactaaattatttctataatttttttagcatttCGTTCTACTAAAATGTTCTACTATCATATGTATTATATGAATCATTGTTCTATTTAATATTCATGTTCTTGATTAAGTTGGTCTTATGCATTTGTATTTTATGTTTTGCAGAGTATACTAAAttactttgtttttgaattatctaaaataatgtggataatgagatttttaaattcacataaatatatttagtcttaaatatatttttcactcctgcaatttaatgttttttttatttttgtatgtgtaaaaacaattgttttaattcttacaaaatatatctattttatttttttacttaaaacatTAGATATTAGATAATACCttgaacagtaaaaaaaatgtttttaaagtacattaaagataaaaaaacacattttataaagattaaaataaaaaaaactacaaaggtgaaaatgaaaaaaacaataaattacataggaaaaaaaatatttaaatcatatatttattttctttattttttgtaagaatAGTAAATGTGTACTTTCCATTGTTCTCTAGCCACATACTTATCTGGGGTGATAATGTCACATCAGTAGGTAGTAGGAAAatgctgcaaaaaaaaaattcttagataaagaataaaagacacaattatttatttgaatttaacaaTCTTAGATACGACCTCACCCTATGTAGGATAACATAGACAAGTGTCATGTATGTAGTTAACACTAAATCGAAAATGGGCGTTATCTTGTAATGTTTATTAGGTAGTTatgaatcataatttttttaattgaataaatgcTAGACACACAAGTGACAAATATGAAAGTAGGTTGGATCAAGTTTTGAAATTAGTTCAAAGAAATGCTCCACATAATAATCAAATGTTCTTTAGGGAGATATATAATTGGCTTCATAATTGGAAAGGAGAGCTtaagggtgaaaaaaaaaagaagggaatAATTATGAGTTTAAATTTCTCCtactgaaaaattaaaaatcaatgaaaTATAAACACCTCATTGAAATATATTGTTAATatcaatgaaaaagttaatttttcttGCACATTCTTAATATGTATCAATACATGCTGGAATGCAACCTCATTCAAATGCAACCAATCAGTTCAAAAGTTTTAGTAAATGgaaaatttaaatgtatttctCTTCCATGATGTGTAGCatagtatttaaattttagcaAAGCTATATCTTATTGCAgctttaaatgaaaattaagtcAAAAGCAGGAGACAAACGACTTGGGCCGGCTAAACCATCCTAGACAGATATGCCCTTATTTAtttgggtgttgctaggtgcacccagtattattactggtgcacccagcacttaaggtaaaatgacaaaaatatccttgatccgtaagccatttaagttgatccgtaaggtttttatggatcaagttgatccgtaagccttttacgaatcaacttgatccgtaaaccTTTTACGGAacaatacggatcaacttgatccatagaagtcttacggatcaagttgatccgtatgcttaatatcaacatatgaatcaacttgatccgtatcaaTCTTACGGATCAAATTGATCCTTACGATTTACGGATCACCCTCACACACACCCATCACAAATGCGAAAAAACATAAGGACAGTTttcgtattttaaaaaaatgctgggtgcacctagcaacaccctatttattttatgaacacATATGAAGCTCTTCCACTTAAAGATCTTACATACGATGGACACCTCAATCACATAATGTACATACACAGGATATAGCCAATCAAACAACTAGCTCTAAATCTTATTGGTAAAAGGCAAAATCAAATTACAAACAActgcagaaagaaaaaaaaatgaatgaatctAATTCTAGTAGTGGCAATGTGAGTGTTAGAAGTTGCAGCAGCTATCACTGATGCTCCCTGAAATTCTGCAAGTTAATCTCCTTTACAACTCATGATGTATCCCTGCACCAGAAAGTAGAATaggatattatatttattacatcAGGAGGAGCATGATTCCAGAGATGTTCAAATATTCAAATTGATAATATTGAGACTTAGACAAGTAATAGTTGATGCAATCAGATGGTAGCCACTGAGTTATAAAATATgagtttaattactcatttgatccTTATCTTCCGATATATAATTCTTGATGATAtcaaataattcttttttatacgTGTTGTAATTAGAAGAaatcacttgttttttttttttacttgaaatagGAATCTATATCCATAAATATATGAGTCTTTCTTATCTgcataattgataaaattataggGATAACTCGCAGGTTATACCGatcaaattactttttttttttcttctaatgtaAATCAAAATATAGGGATAACTCGCAGGTTATACCGatcaaattacttttttttttcttctaatgtaaatcaaaatgttagtgaaaataaaaagtagCTACTGAAGTTGCTTTTTGCCAGGGTTATTATTCTCAAAACGATCCTTATAAAGCTACTGAAGTTGCTTTTTGCAAGGGTTATTATTCTCAAAACGAGTAAGGGGGTTGAATTGGGTGCGAataattcatttgaaaattatgcATGCAGACAAGTTTATACACGATATAAGAAGCAATTCACCTGTCCAGTTAAGCAGCTAAATTCCAATTACTTAAATTTGTTATGACTTGTTCATTTTCAATCTCTGCATCAGTGAAAGTTAGGGCTCTCTGTAGCTTCCTAGGAGAGAATATCTCAACTTCAACCATATATGTGGCGGTCACAGGTCTGTGATCGGAGAGTTTGAGCTCTGCCCTTTTGTAACTCAATAATCTCATTCCCTTGCCATATGAAAGAATACGATCACACCTGAAAAAGGTGATTACAAACACACAATTCATAAACCACGAAACCAGGTTTAAGGACATAATGAAGTCAAAACATTTTCAATAACCCCGTATCATAATTAGTGTATTCAATTTGAAGCATTTAGAATTTTTCAGAGGTCTCGAGTAAGACCCTGTGCATAAGTCTCCAAGTACCTGTGCAGATGTTTGTTTAAAACTTGTGATTGGCACAATTATAGTTAAATAGTAGTTCATGGCTTCATGCCAAAACTAATTAATGAATAGAATTGCAAGTCCAACAAAGTAAACATCCACTCCTTATTATCTTAAATTTGATTGATGacaatgatcaaataaaaaaaacatctaatCATTTGGTGGCTGATACATAAGTAGAGTCGTTAAGAAAATTTTGTTCtcttcaaattttcaataaaaaaaatattaaggttAAAAAACTAATCAAATTTTGACTTTGGAAGTTGATAACTTTAAGATCTTGTCTCCTGTGAGGAAAGCTTGAATCATGCAACTTGTTTCCTACACCAGATACCTGATCTAAAACACCtcgtttttatttttaggtgtGTATTCAAAGTGCATACAGTAAAATCAAGAATAAACACGGATACAgataatgattaatattatatgttcctaagaaatttgaaaacataaaaaaacaatggttttaatagataaataaacataaaggcGCAGAATTAGCAAACATGGAAGCAGAACCTCAGAAAAAAGCATACCATGCTGGTGAGCGCTTTCCAACCTTGGGATCCTCTCCATAATACTTATCTGAATTAACCTCATACTTATAAGTTGGTGGAAAGTTTAACACGCCTTCTGACCATCCTCCAAACACACCGTTCTTGAGTTCCCGTATGAGCTGTGTGATAATATGatgtcaatttaatttattgaacaGCCAAATAATTTGCTAGGATCCAGTAAAGTAGTAAGAACAGTCGTAGAATTAGTTATAGTTGTTATTAGTACTTAGTTAAAAAATTGCCTCATGGGTTAGCTTAAATAGAAGGGAAATAGAAGGCGAGGCATtgtctaaaattataatttaagtaATTCCTTACCTAGCAGTATTAGTGACTTGTAAATTTagtatgaaatgaaaaaaaaataacatttgaatAGCAGCACAGGTtaccaaaatatttttactattacCCAACAGATAAAGGGATCAAAATATCTTTTCACAGAAActtttttgacaaaataataAACCCTCTCAAGTTGGCTTGAACCAAACCAGGTTAGAAAACATCAGACTAGACCTTATTAATTGGACTCCAAAGGAATGTTCATGAGCACAAAATACAAAATGTAGGAATTGCTATAGTACCTGGTCTTTCTCAACCAATTTTGACCATTGCTTTTTTGAGATAAGATCTTTTGTTACCACATTTGATAAGTTGATACGATAATTCAGATCACCAAACCAAATTATTCGTCTGcaaataaattgaattgattaagCAATTATAAACCACAGAACGTTTAAAGACAAAATTACAGTGACTAAACAGAAACAGAAGCTAAAAATGCTCCAACCAAGTGAATGAAACATGAGTTATTTGATAAGCACCCAAATACTTGAAGAACCCTCCCTTAAAAGTTATACAGCAGTTACATGTTTAGTAACAATTTTACAGTTATGAGTGTGTGTCCCTTATGTGAATGGCATGTCAGTTTCTGCATTCTATGCATGGATTGTATTTTGTGTGTGATTGGGAGGGGAAGACTTTGTTTGGGCTTAGGCCTGTGTATTGTGTACTGGTAGAGGTTACCTAATCTGTGATAGACATTGTTCTGTGTTCTTTTGCAGTCTGGTATCTGCTTTGACCTTTTATCAGgtttaatctaaaaaaatatataaaaaactttttaatctGTGTTATTCTCTTGTGTCTAATGTTATACGAGTGACTCTGATGTTGGTGTTACAACTAGTGTCAAATAAGCAAACTTTTAGCAAACTTGCAACTCATTCATGGACATAAAAAATAAGTGTAGAAAAGAAGCCCATTGGCACACCATTGTGGAGtaatacaaaataaatccaTAAGCCACTTAATATTTGCCTAAAGCTAAACACAAATGAAAAGGCAGCTCAATTGCAGAAAATACAGCATATTATGACACAAGATGGCAAAACAATactatttcttaaataaaagtACTGTGCTAACTACTAATGCATAGTGAATACCTATTTAGCAGAGTTTGTTCACATTACAATTGTCAATAATAAATATACGTTAGATAAACGGGAGTCTAACTGATGTTAGTGCACCGATAATTTTGGCATGAGAGACCACAACCAGATAATTCATCAATAAGTTCCTtgtattctaattttaaaaatgttagcaACCACCTCATTCCATGTCAATCTCCATTTCCCattacaaacatattttttggcCTAACATAGTTCAAAGACATAGAAAAGTGATAAACCCATAGAAATATAGCAACAAATAATTAAGCTAAAACATGAAGAAAGAAATCAAGGACTAGGCAATAATTCAATGCAAAAGTAAAACATACAATGTGGAAAAATGTACAACAGTTCTAATAACaaagtaaaataacaatttagtttGTCATGGTATATTAAAGATTGCACTCACTCATGATCAAGGATTTTTTTGGGAAGTCCAATATAAGAAAGTGAATGAAAATGGGTTCTACGAAGTATGTCATGAACATCAGCATTTCTTTTAAGttcgtctccttccttttcacCTGACGTAAGGTGAGTacatatgaaacaaaaaaacGTCTGATGTATGGACATGCTGACAGAGATTGATCCCTGAAAAATTGCAACAGTTTTAATAATCCAATGCAATATCGGTCAGATGGTCACTCTACATAATATTAACTATCACCAATAATACAATCAATCTAATTCAAAACCCACCATGAACTAAAACTTCATTATaatcatcataaaaaattatttaaaactttaatAGGTGGATTAATTGCTAAGCAATTTATATTCATTtagataaatcaaaataaatcctTTAACTGAAGCTATTTAGGTTTGGAGAGGGCTATTTCCCCATTTTCCAGAATTTTgatcaaaatatgattatttaaaagataaagaggagattgattttatgcatgattcaaaataaatatcttgACCAGAAAAGCATGAATATGGGTAGTTGATTTGTCATgaattataagataaaaattatactgAACAAGAGAAGCAGTGAGATGATAACAAGATCAGCAGGCAATGAGCAAATGAAATGTCAGCAAGCAAAAAGATGTTGAAAGGTAGAAGGAAAAAGGCAAAATAACATGCAAAAAGCCTGAGCTTATGTAGAACTGTGAAACAGATCTAGAGTATTTGAGTCCTTGATAGATAGCAAACAATATATAAGAACCTAATATCATTAGGATAATGCAGCAAATAGTATGACAATAAAAGGGAAAGTAAAGATGAATTATCACAATAATAGTACAacataatgacaaaaaaaatataattttaagcagtggataaaaataatatgaagaaAGGTAAAAGACCTTGTTACCAATATAGCCCATAACACCAACTCCAACAGTTGAAACCTTTAAATTCTGAATTTGTTTACGCAAGCTCCGACGAACCCAAACGGTGATGAAAATCCCAACCATTTGCTTGCTCACAATCCTTACATATGGtgatcttctttttctctttatcaAAGCTTCAAGGTCAATTTCAGGAAGACCTACAATCCCCGGCATTTCATCCATAATTGACTTGAAAGAGTTGAATGTTTTGAACGACTTAGATGATTTAAAGGATTTGAGTGATTTAAAAGAAGTTGGTCTGTCCAAAACTCGCTGAGATAGCAGATGCAGTGGAGGCTCTGGCCAGCTCAAACCCATCCTTTCAGACCCACTAAGCATTCGAGTTAGTTTAGTGGCCTGGTGGGCAAATGGCGTGAccatgttttctgaaaaactgtGTTGCTTATCAAACATCTTTGGAAAAGAAAACTGCCTCTGTAAATCAGTTTTAACTGGCAAGCCGGAGTTTGCAATATCAGCAGCATCAGAAGCTAATAAATTTGTATTCACAGTTTCACCCATGAATGTTCCATCACAAATATTGTTTTCTTCATCCAAAGGATGGACTTCCTCACCAATGTCACTATCACTTTCAAGTAATATTTCTTCTTCTATATCAGGGATGTCATCTGATGGCTTAAATTTTGATGGAGATGGAGGGTCACTAAAGGATTTTATCTTTGGCATTTCAGGTCGGACTCTATTCAGTGTTTCTCGAATAATATTCTCCCATTTTGGAACAGGACGGGTATCTTCAGCACCAAATATGTTACCAGGGTTTAAGGGTACAATCTCTTGAAGACTGCAAGTGTAAAGCATTGTTTTATTCAAACAAATGGGATGAGTCTTGAAAGCATGAAATAGAAACAATTACAGtagaaaatattctaaaattaattacaaaatggcATCAGATGTATTGCATACACTACTGGAAGTGGAGAAAAAAGAAACTGATGATAAATACCAAAAGTCCATTCATCAATATACCAAGTCCAGCTTAACAAGGTGAACAAATAACAGTATTGACTTGATACTAATCATTATGTTCTTCAAGAAGTATTTTCAGTAACAATTGGTGAAGAATTTACCCGAGGACATAGATGTCAGCTGGTTCATTGACACCGAGCCAATCATCAATATCAAGATCGTCAGGTGGAAGCTTTCCTCCAACATTCCACGTCCCAACACATACCCTAGGAGGCAAATATACACCAGAATCCTTATTAAGatataaataataaactgtGCTTTTCACACTTTAAAACAATTGCAACTATTGTGCAGTCTTGCTTACTGAATAAACATGAGAATGGCATCTCACCTCAGCTCCTTTTTGTTTATATACTGAGATCTATAAGTTGATGACTTCTGCCTCCTTAACTTTGGAAGAAATTCTGTGATTCAATATAAATTTAGGCTAATACACGGACAGTAAATTTAAGCAACATATTAAACCTTCACAGTTTACACTTCACAGAGACTACTAAAATTATAAGTTAGAACTGGATGTTCATGGAGCTATTGATCTCTGCAGCATGCTAAGATTTTTTGTGATAATTTgctttcagaaaaagaagaaagtctcCACAACAGGGATAATATTCTAAAGGTTTAAAATTTATGTTACACAGCATTGAACAATTTGATTTTGCATTAAAAAGTTGCAACTGTGTTTATTTTTCTGCAGTACATACTATTTAGCATACCTACTTTCAGTGACCTAACTCTATATCTATATTCGAAtgcaaaaaatcaaataatttacaTGTGGTCATCTACTACAGGGCAAATTATCCAAAGTGACAAAAAAGCATCAACAAATCCAGGCTTTAGAACTATAGATGTATCATTCTTAGTATTCACACCACTCAAAAGCCTTACTATGCCAGTCTTGAATGCGTGTTAgtgaaaatgaataaaacttTGCAATTCACAGCTGGTAAATAAGATCATCCCATACACCACAAAAAGTCACCTGTTGATTCAGATGAAGCTTCATCTTCATTTGCAAACCGCGACCGTCTTCCCCACTCTACATAGCACACCAAACACAAAGTGAGACTTCAACAGCCAaaagacaaaatatataatcaaataaagcctaaaactaaaacacCCAGAAACAACCCCAATTCAGAGTCTTTTTAGATCACTTCACAGTTCACAGTTAACTCGCCCATCCTATTGACCCCAATGCTCAACTTTCCCAATTCTAATCAAATCAACAAACTTCCCCAAAATTCAGAAACAAAACCACAAACAttcaaaataacaacaaaatcacTCTTGCATAAACTCACCTTCATTGTCTGAACCactttcagaatcatcatcatcatcaacaggGTCAGCACTGTAATCAGACTCATAGCTCCCCATGTTAAGCCACTTGCGCATGACCACCCTTGCCCAGAAGAGCTGTATGCAGGACCAACCGAAACAACATATTTCAGCCCAACTTCTCTGCAAAATTTGCCTCACTTTCCCAAAATCAACAAAACCCCACAACACCAACAACCACAAGCACCACACACAAACAAAGAAACCATCacagagggagagagagagagagagagagagggaaacAGTACCTGTTGGTGGTGTGGTGACCTATGATGATGCTTCATCACTGTTCAAAATGGGTACCAGAAACTAACAAGAGTGAGAAAAATGAAGATTGTTGAGTTGCCAATACACACTGAGGCAACAAAAGAATTTGCAGTTGGAGCTGAAAAAAAAGTTGCTCCTTTTTTTGCTGAAAGA is a window from the Glycine max cultivar Williams 82 chromosome 2, Glycine_max_v4.0, whole genome shotgun sequence genome containing:
- the LOC100775215 gene encoding uncharacterized protein LOC100775215, which codes for MKKSGRTLHLQLQLHFSVLTLAMFLIKTWRQTAFGVFGYLNFTKAGFLDHSKKFNPEDMELRIPGKNCIVTGANSGIGYATAEGLAKRGATVYLVCRNKERGEAALSDIQTKTGNQNVYLEICDLSSVNEIKSFASRFSKKNVPVHVLVNNAGVLEQNRVTTSEGFELSFAVNVLGTYTMTELMVPLLGKASPDARVITVSSGGMYTTPLTKDLQYSESNFNGLEQYARNKRVQVALTEKWAETYKNKGIGFYSMHPGWAETPGVAKSMPSFSKSLSGKLRTSEEGADTVIWLTLQPKEKLVSGAFYFDRAEASKHLAFAGTSDSHAMIDYVVDSLDSMASPFV
- the LOC100801663 gene encoding type IV inositol polyphosphate 5-phosphatase 3 isoform X2 is translated as MKHHHRSPHHQQLFWARVVMRKWLNMGSYESDYSADPVDDDDDSESGSDNEEWGRRSRFANEDEASSESTEFLPKLRRQKSSTYRSQYINKKELRVCVGTWNVGGKLPPDDLDIDDWLGVNEPADIYVLGLQEIVPLNPGNIFGAEDTRPVPKWENIIRETLNRVRPEMPKIKSFSDPPSPSKFKPSDDIPDIEEEILLESDSDIGEEVHPLDEENNICDGTFMGETVNTNLLASDAADIANSGLPVKTDLQRQFSFPKMFDKQHSFSENMVTPFAHQATKLTRMLSGSERMGLSWPEPPLHLLSQRVLDRPTSFKSLKSFKSSKSFKTFNSFKSIMDEMPGIVGLPEIDLEALIKRKRRSPYVRIVSKQMVGIFITVWVRRSLRKQIQNLKVSTVGVGVMGYIGNKGSISVSMSIHQTFFCFICTHLTSGEKEGDELKRNADVHDILRRTHFHSLSYIGLPKKILDHERIIWFGDLNYRINLSNVVTKDLISKKQWSKLVEKDQLIRELKNGVFGGWSEGVLNFPPTYKYEVNSDKYYGEDPKVGKRSPAWCDRILSYGKGMRLLSYKRAELKLSDHRPVTATYMVEVEIFSPRKLQRALTFTDAEIENEQVITNLSNWNLAA
- the LOC100801663 gene encoding type IV inositol polyphosphate 5-phosphatase 3 isoform X1 is translated as MKHHHRSPHHQQRSWAEICCFGWSCIQLFWARVVMRKWLNMGSYESDYSADPVDDDDDSESGSDNEEWGRRSRFANEDEASSESTEFLPKLRRQKSSTYRSQYINKKELRVCVGTWNVGGKLPPDDLDIDDWLGVNEPADIYVLGLQEIVPLNPGNIFGAEDTRPVPKWENIIRETLNRVRPEMPKIKSFSDPPSPSKFKPSDDIPDIEEEILLESDSDIGEEVHPLDEENNICDGTFMGETVNTNLLASDAADIANSGLPVKTDLQRQFSFPKMFDKQHSFSENMVTPFAHQATKLTRMLSGSERMGLSWPEPPLHLLSQRVLDRPTSFKSLKSFKSSKSFKTFNSFKSIMDEMPGIVGLPEIDLEALIKRKRRSPYVRIVSKQMVGIFITVWVRRSLRKQIQNLKVSTVGVGVMGYIGNKGSISVSMSIHQTFFCFICTHLTSGEKEGDELKRNADVHDILRRTHFHSLSYIGLPKKILDHERIIWFGDLNYRINLSNVVTKDLISKKQWSKLVEKDQLIRELKNGVFGGWSEGVLNFPPTYKYEVNSDKYYGEDPKVGKRSPAWCDRILSYGKGMRLLSYKRAELKLSDHRPVTATYMVEVEIFSPRKLQRALTFTDAEIENEQVITNLSNWNLAA